The genomic DNA ACTCTGCAGGGCGATCCGGCGCGTACGCCTGGCGATCCGTAATGCTTCCGAAACAGGCTGCAGCCTGTCGGTCAGCACGACGACATCCGCTGCTTCCGACGAAGCCGTTCCGCCGCGAGCCCCCATGGCAATGCCCACCGTCGCGGCGGCAAGGGCAGGGGCGTCGTTGATGCCGTCGCCCACCATCATCGCCGGCGCCGTCGCCTTCTCGGCCTCGACAGTTGCGACCTTGTCCGCCGGCGTGGCATCGGCAAAGACGGCATCGAGATCGAGCGAAGCGGAAACCCTTTCCGCCGCCACGCCGTCGTCACCGGTGAGCATGACTATTCGGGTGACCCCAACCGAACGCAAAGCGTCGACGGCGTCGCGGGCATCCTGGCGCAGGGCGTCTCCGAATGTGAAAATACCGGCAAGCCGGCCATCGAGAGCCAGAAACACCCTGAGCACCTGAGCGTTGCGATACCGTTCCTCGCCGGCCGTCGCCCACTGAGGCAGTGGCCCGTCCCCAAGGACGAGCGACCTCGACCCTGCCGCGACCCATGTTCGATCGATCCGACCCTTCAGGCCTTCTCCGCGATGTTCGTGAACGTCATGAGGCTGGGAAAGCGCCAGGTTCCCATGGCGAGCGATACGGACAATCGAATCCGCGAGGACATGGTGCGAAGCCTGTTCCAGCGAAGCCAGCAGTCGCAGCAATTCATTGGCTTCCCGGTCCGGAGCGACGTCGATCTCGATGAGCTCGGCGCCGCCGATCGTCAAGGTGCCGGTCTTGTCGAAGATCGCGGTGCGTATCTGAGCGAGCGCCTCCACCGCCGTGCTGCCCTTCATCAGGATGCCGGCGCGGGCAGCACGTGATACGCCGCCGATGAATGCGACGGGTGCCGCGAGGATCAGTGGACAAGGGGTTGCGACCACCAGAACGGCGAGCGCACGGACCGGATCATCGGAAACGTACCAGGCGATGCCGGCGATCAGAAGCGTGAGCGGAAGGAGCAGCAGCGCGAAGCGATCGGCAATGCGTATGAATGGCGCCTTGGCGGTCTGCGCGGCAGCGACCATGCGCACGATCGCGGCATAGGTGCTCTTGTCGGCGATAGCCGATGCCCGCATGACAAAAGCCTCGCCGGCGTTGACGGTGCCGCTGCGCAACGCGTCGCCGGCGCTGCGCCGCTCCGGCAACGGCTCTCCGCTGACAGTTGATTCATCGAGGAGCGCCGACGTATCGATCAGGATGCCGTCGACGGGCAGCAACTCGCCGGCCCGCACCAACAGCTCGTCGCCGACCGCCACCTGCTCGACTGGAACGGTCTCCGTCCCCTCGCAGGACTTTCGATGCGCAAACCGCGGCGCCCGATCGGTCAAGGCCCTGAGGTTCCGCTCCGCCCGCCCGCGCGCAACGTCTTCGAGAACTGTGCCGCCGGCATACATGATGGCGACAACCACCGCCGCCAAGGCCTGCCCAAGCAGCAGCGCCGCCGACATCGAAACCAGCGCGATCGCATCGACGCCGACCCGTCCGATCCAGAAATCCCGCAGGATGGAAATGGCAAGCATCACAACGACGGGCAGGGTCGCCGCCGCCCAGATTGCGTTGGGAGAGATGGGGCCCATGGGAGAGATGGGGCCGATGGGAGAGACGGGGCCGATGGGAGAGATGGGGCCGATGCCGCTTCGCCAGACACCCAGCCCAAGCGCCAGGCCCACAACGGCGACGGCCAGCAGCGCGCGCCGCAGCACGGACTCGTTCACGGCGGCAGCCATCAAAGTTCGCCGATCGTCTCCTGCAGCAACAGCCGAACGTCCTTTGCCGTCGCGGCAAGCTTCGGGTTGTCGATCGCACCCATCGCGGCCATGGGATCGATGGCCGCGACCTCGATCTTGCCGGGCGCGATCTCGGTCACGATCACATTGCAGGGCAGCATGGCGCCAATCTTGTCCTCGGCCTGCAGCGCGCGCCACGCGAAATGCGGATTGCAGGCGCCCAGGATCATGTATGGCTTGAAGTCCACGCCCAGCTTGACCTTCATCGTGTGCTGGACATCGATCCTCGTCAGGATGCCGAAGCCCTTGCCCGCGAGCTTCCTGGTCACGTGTTCGATCCCCGCCGCGAACGGCATGTCGAGGGTTTTGCTGAAATAATAGCTCATCGGGTTCTCCTCGGATTGTGAGGCGTTTGGCGCCAGCTAGCCGCAAGAGGCTGGATGGCGCTTTGATCCAGCGCAATGAATGCTTGGCGCCTTTGGTGAATGTGGCGGCAAGGAGCTTCCGGAATGACGATACGAAATCTTGAATACGCCGTCTCACCGAGATCCGTCGCCGTCATCGGCGCGTCCACGCGCGTCGGCTCGGTCGGCCGCGTCGTCTTTGACAACATCGTCAGCGATGGCTTCGAAGGCGAGACCTGGCCAGTCAACCCGAAATACTCAGAGGTCGCCGGTCACCGCTGTTATGCAACGCTTGCCGATCTTCCGGGCATTCCCGATCTGGCCGTGATCGTGACCCCGCCCGACACCGTTCCCGGCATCGTGCGCGACCTGGCCGAGAAAGGCACGCGCGCAGCGGTCGTCATCACCGCGGGGCTGACGCGCGACAACGGTCTGCGCCAGGCGATGCTCGATGCAGCCAAACCCTCGCTCATGCGGATCATCGGGCCGAACACAGTCGGGCTGATGGTCCCGCCGGCAAAACTCAACGCCAGTTTCGCTCACATGCCGGCGAGGCCCGGCAACATCGCCCTGGTCTCGCAATCCGGGGCGATCGCCACGTCACTGATCGACTGGGCGGCCGAAAACGATGTCGGCTTTTCCCGGATCATCTCGCTCGGAGACATGGCCGACGTCGATGTCGGCGACTGCCTCGACATGCTGGCGGGCGATTTTCACACGCGAGCGATCGTGATGTATCTCGAAACCATACCCAATCCGCGCAAGTTCATGTCGGCCGCGAGGGCGGCGGCGCGGCTCAAGCCGGTCATTGCCATCAAACCCGGCCGACACGAACAGGCGGCCAAGGCGGCGGCGACGCACACCGGAGCGCTTTCGGGCGCGGACAGGGTCGTGGAAGCGGCTCTGCGAAGGGCAGGGGTGCTGCGGGTGAGAGATCTCGCCGAACTGCTCGATGCCGCCGAGACGATCGCGCGCTATTCGCCGCTTGAGCGGACCCGCGTCGGCATCGTCACCAACGGCGGCGGCGCCGGGGTCCTTGCGATCGACAAGCTGATCGACCGCGGAGGCGAATTGGCCGCGCTTTCACCGCTGACGATCGAGCGGCTGAACGGGGTTCTGCCGCCGACCTGGTCGCATGCAAACCCCGTCGACATCGTGGGCGATGCGGCACCGGAACGCTATCAAGCGGCGCTCGAAGCCTTGTCGGCGGATCCGGGAACGGACGTCATCCTGGTCATGAACTGTCCGACCGGGCTCGGTTCCTCGCCCGACGCGGCCAGGAAGGTGGCCGAGCTTGGCGATGAGGGCGAGATCGGAGGAAAGCCGCTCCTCGGCTGCTGGCTCGGCGAGCATACCGCGCGCGAAGGCCGGCGCATCCTGACGGAAGCCGGCATTGCGAGCTTCGAAACACCGGAGGATGCGGCGATCGCGGCGTCCTATCTCGGCGAATGGTCACGGGCCCAGCGGGCGCTCTTGCGGACTCCCTCGAGCCAGGACGGAGGCGCCGCCGACGGCAAGGCGACGGTGCATGCCATCTTCCGGCAAGTGGCAAGCGAAGGGCGGCGCATGCTGACCGAACCGGAAGCAAAGGCCGCGATCGCCGCCTATGGCATTCCGGTGCCCCGAACCGTTGTTGCCAACTCGACCCCCGAGGTGGCGGAGGCAGCCGGCCAGCTTCTCGAAAGCGCCGAGCGGGTGGTCGTCAAACTGCTGTCGAAGGCGGTCTCGCACAAGTCGGACGTCGGCGGCGTGGTGCTCGACATTGCGACCGCCGCGGAGGCCGGAGAGGCCGCGAAGTCGATCGAAACACGCCTGCGCGCACAGGCGCCGGGGACAAAGGCGGACGGATACACCGTGCAAACCATGGTCGTGCGCAAGCACGCGCAGGAGCTCATTTTGGGCATGAACCTGGACCCGATGTTCGGCCCGGTCCTGCTTTTTGGCGCCGGCGGCACGGCGGTCGAGGTTCTGAACGATACCGCCATTGCGCTGCCGCCGCTCGACGACGTGCTGGCCGGAGATCTGATCGACGCGACGCGAATAGGCCGCCTGCTCGCCGGCTATCGCGACCGCAAGCCGGCAGATCGTGCCGCGATCGTTGCCGCTCTGAACGGCTTGTCGCGGATGACCATCGACTTCCCTTGCCTGACCTCCCTGGACATCAATCCCCTGTTGGGCGATGCCGCGGGCGTGATTGCCCTGGACGCCCGCATCGAAATCGACCCGCGACGGGTGGATGAACCGGCGCCGAACCCGGCTCTGGCCATAAGACCCTATCCGTCGGGATGGAGCCGGAATCTTCTGTCGGACGGCATGTCCTTGCACATCCGGCCGATCTTGCCGGCGGACGTAGCGCTTTATCCCGCGTTCCTGGCCAGGATTTCCCCCGACGACCTGCGGCTGCGTTTCCTCTCGCCGCGCAGGAATTTTCCGGACCAGATGCTGAAACGGCTCACGCAGCTCGACTACGACCGCGACATCGCCTTCGTCGCGCTCGAAAAGGACACGGGAGCGCTCGCCGGTATCGGCAGGCTCTCCTGCGACCCGGATCACAGGACCGGCGAATATGCCCTGCTCGTACGATCGGACCTGCAGGGGCATGGGCTGGGATGGAACCTGCTGAAGCAGATCATCGACTATG from Mesorhizobium sp. M1E.F.Ca.ET.045.02.1.1 includes the following:
- a CDS encoding DUF302 domain-containing protein; translation: MSYYFSKTLDMPFAAGIEHVTRKLAGKGFGILTRIDVQHTMKVKLGVDFKPYMILGACNPHFAWRALQAEDKIGAMLPCNVIVTEIAPGKIEVAAIDPMAAMGAIDNPKLAATAKDVRLLLQETIGEL
- a CDS encoding heavy metal translocating P-type ATPase, with protein sequence MAAAVNESVLRRALLAVAVVGLALGLGVWRSGIGPISPIGPVSPIGPISPMGPISPNAIWAAATLPVVVMLAISILRDFWIGRVGVDAIALVSMSAALLLGQALAAVVVAIMYAGGTVLEDVARGRAERNLRALTDRAPRFAHRKSCEGTETVPVEQVAVGDELLVRAGELLPVDGILIDTSALLDESTVSGEPLPERRSAGDALRSGTVNAGEAFVMRASAIADKSTYAAIVRMVAAAQTAKAPFIRIADRFALLLLPLTLLIAGIAWYVSDDPVRALAVLVVATPCPLILAAPVAFIGGVSRAARAGILMKGSTAVEALAQIRTAIFDKTGTLTIGGAELIEIDVAPDREANELLRLLASLEQASHHVLADSIVRIARHGNLALSQPHDVHEHRGEGLKGRIDRTWVAAGSRSLVLGDGPLPQWATAGEERYRNAQVLRVFLALDGRLAGIFTFGDALRQDARDAVDALRSVGVTRIVMLTGDDGVAAERVSASLDLDAVFADATPADKVATVEAEKATAPAMMVGDGINDAPALAAATVGIAMGARGGTASSEAADVVVLTDRLQPVSEALRIARRTRRIALQSIVVGLALSGAAMISAAMGQITPVVGALLQEGIDVAVILNALRALGDGHFEHDRARKAERP
- a CDS encoding bifunctional acetate--CoA ligase family protein/GNAT family N-acetyltransferase, producing the protein MTIRNLEYAVSPRSVAVIGASTRVGSVGRVVFDNIVSDGFEGETWPVNPKYSEVAGHRCYATLADLPGIPDLAVIVTPPDTVPGIVRDLAEKGTRAAVVITAGLTRDNGLRQAMLDAAKPSLMRIIGPNTVGLMVPPAKLNASFAHMPARPGNIALVSQSGAIATSLIDWAAENDVGFSRIISLGDMADVDVGDCLDMLAGDFHTRAIVMYLETIPNPRKFMSAARAAARLKPVIAIKPGRHEQAAKAAATHTGALSGADRVVEAALRRAGVLRVRDLAELLDAAETIARYSPLERTRVGIVTNGGGAGVLAIDKLIDRGGELAALSPLTIERLNGVLPPTWSHANPVDIVGDAAPERYQAALEALSADPGTDVILVMNCPTGLGSSPDAARKVAELGDEGEIGGKPLLGCWLGEHTAREGRRILTEAGIASFETPEDAAIAASYLGEWSRAQRALLRTPSSQDGGAADGKATVHAIFRQVASEGRRMLTEPEAKAAIAAYGIPVPRTVVANSTPEVAEAAGQLLESAERVVVKLLSKAVSHKSDVGGVVLDIATAAEAGEAAKSIETRLRAQAPGTKADGYTVQTMVVRKHAQELILGMNLDPMFGPVLLFGAGGTAVEVLNDTAIALPPLDDVLAGDLIDATRIGRLLAGYRDRKPADRAAIVAALNGLSRMTIDFPCLTSLDINPLLGDAAGVIALDARIEIDPRRVDEPAPNPALAIRPYPSGWSRNLLSDGMSLHIRPILPADVALYPAFLARISPDDLRLRFLSPRRNFPDQMLKRLTQLDYDRDIAFVALEKDTGALAGIGRLSCDPDHRTGEYALLVRSDLQGHGLGWNLLKQIIDYARAERIGRIEGIILNENRKMLTMCGEFGFSVAHHPSEPGLSVATLEIG